In a genomic window of Quercus lobata isolate SW786 chromosome 4, ValleyOak3.0 Primary Assembly, whole genome shotgun sequence:
- the LOC115984877 gene encoding protein ACCELERATED CELL DEATH 6-like, with the protein MRWHPMVVSMLTWDKRVDLKALNNEGERALDIALNCSGENPSFRERLTWEALRYVSGPRASPRCVSGENPQCSKFGMTLSTDKYKDRTGTLLLVATLVATVTFAAAFTMPGGYKESGGMAKFLEKPMFLVFVISNSIAMYSALTAVVTLIWAHLDDLNLFIAAYQFSVPFLGLAITMVSLAFMAGNYLVLRDHNWLAYLVLSIGSFFLFTLSIIFFPLCLPNSSPHPIIRYILRYPFHLLIKFTGCDTDDREEE; encoded by the exons ATGAGATGGCATCCTATGGTTGTTAGCATGTTGACATGGGACAAAAGAGTTGATTTAAAGGCTTTGAATAATGAAGGTGAGAGAGCGCTTGACATTGCATTGAACTGCAGTGGGGAGAATCCCTCATTTCGAGAG CGATTGACATGGGAAGCCTTGAGATACGTCAGTGGCCCACGAGCTTCTCCTCGATGCGTTAGTGGGGAGAACCCGCAATGTTCAAAGTTTGGGATGACTCTAAGCACAGACAAATACAAGGACAGGACCGGGACTCTCTTATTGGTCGCAACCCTTGTGGCCACTGTAACTTTTGCTGCGGCTTTCACCATGCCAGGTGGCTACAAGGAGTCTGGAGGTATGGCAAAATTCCTAGAAAAGCCCATGTTCCTCGTATTTGTAATTAGCAACTCCATAGCTATGTATAGTGCCCTTACTGCTGTTGTTACTCTCATTTGGGCCCATTTAGATGATTTGAACCTTTTCATTGCTGCCTATCAGTTCAGTGTGCCATTTTTGGGACTAGCTATAACAATGGTCTCCTTAGCATTCATGGCAGGTAATTACCTAGTATTGAGAGACCACAATTGGCTTGCCTATCTAGTTTTGAGCATTGGCTCATTTTTCCTCTTCACTCTCTCGATcatattttttccactttgTTTACCAAATTCCTCACCCCATCCTATCATTCGTTACATCCTCCGCTACCCATTTCACCTTCTGATTAAGTTTACTGGGTGTGACACTGATGATAGGGAAGAAGAGTAG